In the genome of Arabidopsis thaliana chromosome 4, partial sequence, the window TCAATCTAAATTGAAAATGTATAATTCAATTCAAGAACAGTCTACCTATCATGGTCACGATCACGGCTTCGACggtaatcatcatcatccctaCCACCACgttctcttctttcaccaCGCTCCCTGCTATGATCCCTGTGACGACTACTTCTGTGATGACGCTCACGATGATCTCTGTCTTTGTCTCTACTCCTCTCCTTGCTTTTCTCTCCATCTCTATCCCTGCTTCGGCGAGAGACTTCAGAGTCTCTTTCTCTGTCCTTATCACGAcccttctctctttctctatctttacTTCTTGATGTCTCTCTTTCATGGTCACGCGATTCTCTCTGCACATGTAAACACACCCAAAACCTCATCAATTACAGTTTAAGAATCAATGAAACAGAAGCAGCTTTAAAACTAATCATCTCATAATTCGATTCTCAATTCAATCCAATTGCTAGGAAATATAGATTCGAAACTCCAACTATAAGCTAGGAGATTGAAGATAATCAGGGGGGAAATTACCTTGGGTTTCGAGTCCAATTGATCCTCGATTTCGCCGTCGCGGCCACCATTCTCTTCGTCGTAAATCGCGTCAGCAACCGTACCGTTTCCCTCGTGATCTTCGAATTCAGACATCTTTTCGCCGGAATCAAcgctctctatctctttctcaccGGAGATAAATTTAGAATCTGTTTCAGCCGTCGAGATTCGAAGAAAGGGGTGGATGCAGAAACCAAACTATTTTAGGGCAATTACggattattctatttttttatagcCAACACGGGACCTCCTGTGAGGGTATTTTTGTAAATGTCATATAAAAACAGGCCGGTCCAAATCTGATAAGGCCCATTATTCAGCGCATCCGGTCCAATAGTTGGCCCAATTCGTGTTTGGGATAAATCTACTTTTTGAGAGTTTTATGAATTTGCCTTTTCAAGATATGGCCCAATCTGTGTTTGAGATAAATTTGCCTTTTATTCCAATATCTCTTGCAACAACAAGAGAACAGAGCATGGGAAGTTGATTGCATTATCTACGACTCCTCCGTTATCACCattcaaaactttaatatgCCGAAGCTATAGCAAGAGGGTTACAAATACATTATACAATTGTAAACCAAATGACATAAGTTAGCAAGTACGACTACtactacaagtgtataataaACCACAGAGTTATCAATAACAAGAAGTAACGTCGTCACTCAACAGTCTCTCGgaaatatttacttatttcTCATTTACCATCTACAaagatttaaacaaaacaaaacattatacaaACACAATACAACTTTAAACAtggcaacaacaaaaacaatgcaAAAGTAcattaacaaataaacaagactatggaaaaaaaaagttacaagagAGGTCAGAACCAAAGTTCTAACCACtaacaacaaaccaaacacacTCTTGACGTACGTTGGCCTTCTCTTTTACTCCTCCGGCTTAACTCTCCTCTTCACCTTCCATTTCCCATTCTTTCTCCATCGGTAGTTGCCGTTCCctaagttcttcttcttgtggtgGTTGTTGAGGTGGCCAccgcttcttctcttcttcttcttcacgtttcctcctctcttcctcttctctcttcgcctcttcttcttctttcttcctttcatcatgtctcctcttcctctcatcatctattttcttcctctctatCTCCACCTTAAGCTTCTCTATCTCTCCTTCCGCACAAGAATGACATTCCAAGATAACAGCTTCCTTCTGAGCTCCCAACAATCCATCAATCGTCACACTACTCACATTAAGCGATGCAGCCAATACTTGCCGGTCAAGCATCCGCAAAGCCGAGTCCTCCCCGGCTAAGAACTGCGGCTCGTTATTCTTAGCTGAAGTAGTAAACCCAACGAACACTAACGAGTCATTGTTGAAAGACATTTGAGCCATTGGATGTAACCGTGGAACTGCGAAAATATCTCCTTCCTCTACTTTAAACCTCACGTTCTTACACTCTGATGATGTGTTTGATGATATCGAAGACCTAAGAACCCTAACCATTCCTGCTCCTTTCAATACAATCGAAATCTCGCAAGCCCATGGATTCCAGTGCGGTCCCATCATCGATCCTTGAGTGAGATTCACCATGGAAACTCCAACCATTGAGCCTTTTAAAACTTTCAGATCCTTCCTGTTAATCGTTATAGTACGACCGTAGGGGCTCTCGAAATCCGGTTCAGATTCGAAAACATTGAATGTCTTCGCTTTCTTcaccttctccttcttctctttcttctctttcttcttcttgttatcCACCAAGTCTGCACTTCCAGCAAAGAGCTTTAGTAATCGCGGTTGGAGCTGCCAAGTGTTGGCCACACCTGGTGTGCAAAGCGTCTCACTCACGATCAATGGTGGCTTCGTACGGTTCCTCATCAGCTCTATAATCCCCTCAGGAACCTAATTAAAACCATTGAATTTAATATATCACTTAATACAACCCAAAATATCCTCTACTAGAGTAAGTTGGGAAGTAAGATATACACAATTCCTATCTTGCTTCCCAAGTAAGATATAGACAATTCGTAACTTATTCATCGGCAGATTAAGACATACCCCAAAAGCTGACTGGAGAATTGtctcatcaaaaccaaacattagATCTGTGATACTCGAATAGGCACCAAAGCAAGGATCCTGCATCCATGGAATACAGAtacaataagaagaagaaaaagatgtcaagaaagtgaaaaaagaaagaatcataTCAAACTTATACATGTAAACACTCATCGTTGTTGGAGAAGATTGCGTAAAGCTTAAGTTTGGTTCCAAGGAAGATATCCACCGGTTTGCTCTGTAAGTAGAAAACCGAACCGGGACGTAGCCTGTAAACGTCTCCTAGTCTGATCTCGGTACTCTTCGCTTCCTCGTCAACCCAATTCAGAATCCCACTTCCTATACAAATCACAATCCAATTTTGACCTAAACCGAAACTGATCTGTAAACCAAACCGAAGAAATTTAAACAGTTTATTATGTACCAGAGTCAACGAAGAAGACCATGtcggaatgaagaagaagagggagcAAAATTGTGTTTGGCTCCAACGTTATGGAATGTATCTTGTAAGGTCCCATTCCACCGCATCCATTGCCGATTTGAACGGTTGAGATCTGTCCAAACTTCGTCTCGAAGATTGGTTTCCATTGATCTTTCTTAATCAGAAGAGGAGACGAAAACCCGCAACATGAAGGCACAGCGACGTCGTATTCTTCAGACTCCTCCGACTTAGCCAACGACTCAGTGCAGAGGAACAAGAGaacgagaagaagaacagagagtgGCAATACCGCAAATCTAGTCAttgtgctctgtttttttttttgttattcaatgCAAAGCGTATTAAATCGTAGTATCATATAAAGGaatgagagaagaaacagagagaggtTGTAGAGTCGGACAATGACCACGTGGCTTAATGGTTTGGACACGTGTTTGCTTTACGCTGACAAGTGCATGGGTTCCTTtgttaccaaaaacaaattgccGCTAAAATACAAAGCTCGAGTTTGAAAAATCTGGCTGATAAGTGATCATAACTGTTGATGATAACGTTGTGAAGGTATGAACAACAAAGATGCATAGTTTATATCGCGCGACAGTCGAGTTAAATGACACGGTTCCAAGTGATGGCAGTTCATAGTTTTCATCGATGCGATATTGAGATATGCATGCATATCGGTATTAGTGGATATGCTTATTTTCCAATACTATGTATTAGCATTATTAACATGTGTTTTGGAAATGAAAACTCGAGAATCTTTCACATTTCAATTTCATCTGGGCAGATAATGATCACGGACACGTACTGTACATCAAGGTTGAAAATTTGACAGGCCCAATTGTCCATAGTGGTTGGGCTAGTGTATGTTAGTATGTATGTATGAGTGCCTAACCAAACTGCACTTGTATGCCTGAGAACGGATAATTCTAATCATATCTTTGGGTGATTGGAATCTGTATAGATGCAAGAATATGTACcagaaccaaaataaaatatagtgaAAATTATTGATATGATTTAGTAATAATTATTTGAGAGCGTCGTATAAAAAggacaacaaaaacaaattacatatatatagagacgAATCTACAAGCCATGGTTATAAGAGTGATGATCGGCTCGCCGAAGTTTACACGTAAAATCCCAAAAATGGaaataccaaaatataaaatagaatCAAACAAAGTTGGTAACGTGTGGAAATTAAAGACATTAACTATATGGTGCTAATTGATTTAGGAATTAGGAAGTGTGTTTGACTTTATATGGATGACGAAAAATATATTCGATGTCACTTCCATCATGGAAGTGAAGTTACGTACTGACTCGTGAGTGTGTTTGGTTAATTGTTGGCTCGTGGACAAAATAACTTTTATATGATCTCAAGTCTAATACTTATCATATCATACCTTAACGGTCATAAGCAGTTCGTATGTTTGGCTCTACGTGTAAGTGAAAAAGTTACGCTCTACAATCATGCTAAATACTTATTTacttataataaaaaattgtttctatttatagCTAAGATGGATTAGTGAAGTCCCTAAACATCATAAGCAAGACATATATAGGGGAATTTGCGTTTTGTTAGACCAAGACTATACTTTGTACAAATGAATTAATTCAGATTTATCCTTTTTATGAtgagtttatatttgttttttattcgAGAAAATAGATGACCTCTAGAATCAGTGAGATGCTAGCCGAATACCTAGTACTAAGTATATAAGAATTGTTTTGACAGTATCAAGTGAtggtaaatattttgttttgagagtacaatgttttgtttctaagaGCATTTTATCATCTTTACAAGTAACAGAGCATACTTGTTGGTACGTACTAGACATCAATTTGTTGTgatgatatatcatatatatgatcttaaaaactatatataagaaaaaaagatgtgatcgtataatttttttttttttaaatgtaaacGATCAAACAATGAATGATTCCAttcatcaaaaatttaaagtatattttatCACGAACAATCATTTTactaaaaatcaattattaaaagggggtaaattaataattttaaaaacgtGTAAAGTAATATATTCTTGACGGGGAAGAGTTTCCAACGCATGTTGTGACTACTCAATGAGTTGCAAAATAGAACATCCTCCTCCatttattttcactttcaatttttgtcggtacattatatattaatgtttttgtttaacttaattataaatttaatgttacgctaatattattttttacacCACCAGCTTTATTCACAGTATCgaaaatacataaacaaaattttagttagAAAATTGTAActgaattaaaattaaatgatttacatttgacaaaaaaaaaaaaaaaaaaaaaacaaatctacaCCAAATAGAATAATGTTTACTAAATCATTACGAGACTTACCAATCGATCGACTTAGTAtaacacacatatatacttatatatttttatatcaacGGTCTAATTTAATACTTACTCAATAATTTATAGCTACAATCAGTCGATCCAAAATTTAGATTAAATTCTTGTAGTATGCATACGGATagttatagaaaaaaaaataaacaatgaaaagttaaaacaattTCTCCGTTACTACTTTTCATTCTTGTGGGAATGATATTTTAATGGAGAACgatcttttatttttactatttaagtattttatttattgtgaATGACATAAAATAGGAatctactaaaaaaaattgcttttgTGAGGATgaagcttctctcttttgattaGAAGGAAGAAGCGTCTGTGTGTAGTCTATCATCGGCCTCTCCTTCCTTTCCTTACTTCCTAAGTATTATGACCTTTTTGTGTAGTGGGGTTTGAGAAATTATCTCCCAAGAAAATACACAACTGtctctttttctattataaaatttagattttattacaattattatatcaagaaaaaatattactacCAGATAGTTGTACAAAACACTATATCACCATTTTACGTTGAATTTTGACATGTTAACTAAAAGATTGGATAATCAAATCATgtctttaattttggtttattttaaTCACAGGATACTAAACACACAAAGTTTACAAATTCATAACcttcaaattaaaaacaacttaTGAGAATTGAATAATATGTTTTGGCgatattatattattacacAGGTTCTCAGCAGTCAGCACAAcaacttaaaattttctttatcaaaaacagTTTATGAGACATTATACTTAGTATAAATCACGGTATACATATTATAAAACTACCAACACAGAAACgaataataagaaagaaacctTTGGCAGTGGGACAATTTTGGTAACGAGAGGATCCATTGGTCGATCAGTAAAAGAATATTGTCAGAGTGGGAATATAAGATATGATCgtcattcatttgtttttaatatacaatCACGTGTGTTAATAAATAGAACTTGTATTAATTACCAACattatttatgaaatattcttttctttttcgacaAACTCCAATCATGTGTAGGGAAGATATTGCCATATTTGGAGACGTTAGTGTATATGCAGAATAATTATCATTCATAAATTGTATTGCATATAATTAAAACGTTCGTTACCCAATATCAGATggatttaaataaaatagttgTACACATAGGGCCATCATTTTTTCAGGGAATTAGCTGTATGAACGAGAATCAAAAGTGATAGTGTAATGATTTTCAAGCTAACAAGACGTAACATTTTGGTGGTCTGTGGACGAAATAATTTCTGAGCATAATGAAAACATTGGTCTAATACTGgcattttattattattattattattttattatttgtttaaaatactGGCAATTcaatctaacaaaaaaaaggcaaCTAATTTGGCGAGTGATTTCAGTTCGATAAAtcattgattatttttcttgcatgttccacatatataaactataataTTATGGTATTTTATGTATGATCCTCGAAAATAAACTAACTAGTTGTTAAGCATGAGATTAGGATACAAGTGGATCCCATTGCATGTAGGCGTTCATACGGTGGAATATTAAACTTGATTATTtctcttaaatttttaaaacataacagAAATGTGGGCTTAATCATTAATTTAATGagaaacaactaaaaaaagttGCCACAAAAAGAACTTTTAGTATTTTAGTGTGTTAATTGAGCCGCTATACcgcataaaatctaaattatataacacagaTGAAGActtatgtaagaaaaaaagttgaattatGTTAGGAAAAAGGTGTATTAATGAGAGGAACCTTTTCTCCACGATATTAAAGGTTGAATAATGTCTCAATgagaagaagcttttcttCACGAGAACTATATGATGTTTAAATTTCGCAAACTAGGCCATATTTTGCGAAAATGGTGAGTTATTAACCTAATATGATCAAACATTCCTAATTacacaaggaaaaaaaaaagagagtatatTCAAAAGATTGAGGAAATGGTTTTGCATTCTGGTACACCAAaccaaatagaaaagaaagaaaacaaaaaaggaaggtAAATTTCCATGAAAATGAAAGCAATAAGTGAAGGAGAGAacatattctttctttttcctttgcGAGTTAGAGAGAAGAGTGGGGGGctaagcaaaagaaagaagtggGCGTGATTCTTACGCGCTGACTTAATGATCAGTCAATCTCTGGCCCATGGGCTTCTCGGTCATTTTCTCCGACATTATTACCTCAAAAGTTAGCCCATTGTGGACCCGCTTACTTTCCCCCTGCTTTTTACCGTGTTATGTGGGCTCCACATAAAGCCCAGTGGTCACTCCCTTTTtcctttcctttgttttttgtcgCAAGCAGCGGGGATTAGTGTCCGTTAAACATCATCGACTCAAATTGTTTCATGCAATTTTCCCCTTTTTTATTGGTTATCAATCGAATAAACCTCTCTAGCTTTTGTAACTAGTTTGAGATTATTATGTGATATATGCACGGTActaaataaatacataatatTGTATTTTGTGTGGTACTAACAACTAGGTTTAGTGAGAATAAAAACGACGTTGTAGAGTTTGTTTAGTAAGAATATTTTTGTCCAACACAaactacttttaaaaaaaaattccaaacgTTGATATACCTATTGCCTATTGGAATAATCAACGCAGATtcatagttttttatttatctccATACTTGGGTCAAAAACGTATGAGATTTAATGATCGAAAACAATATCcacaaatatgaaatattttaacgCTGATCTCAAACTCAGGTACAACATAGTTACATATAGCCGTGCTGCTATGTTTGAGAAAGATTATTTTTGATCACTTAAATTGTcatatgtaataaaaaaaaactttcagttaaatgtttttgtaaaatactgtttaaaattttaggatGAAAAAGACTGAAAAAAAACCActcagacaaaaaaaagagagaaatcattaacctttttaaaacatcctttttctcttttattttcaactttcaCATTCTTGATGATCAACATAGTGGAGCTTGGATCTCTTTTCAatcaaatgatttatttttatttttaaagcaGAGGaactttatttgtattttatccCTTTAAAGAGCTGTAGAAGTTTCCTTTTCATTAGCTACAGAAGTTGCTAGTTGTGCATAGTATATAGTTTTGGAGATATATTATGAgaaattaatacaaaataaaaactgatttAAAATCTTTCAGTTGAATTTCATGTGAAATAGTATGTTATTAATAAAAAACGGAATCATATACAAATCATTGTCAATCAGATTGTTTCgtgtataaatattattctgtaaaaccaaacaaacccGGATCAGACACGGTTACCAAAGTTGAAATCTCTTTATTTGCACGCACTCACTCAAAGATAAAAAGCTTACCACTCTCACCTTTCAAAAGCCCCgccaccttcttcttctcccacacacaaagaaaaaagacagaaagaaaaaaactttttttcttttcgttaaAGGCTCcacctttctttcttcttaacaCACAACACATGAAAATCCCTGCATCATCTCCTCAAGACAcgaccaacaacaacaacaacactaatAGTACTGATAGTAATCACTTATCAATGGACGAACATGTCATGCGTTCAATGGATTGGGATTCCATCATGAAAGAATTGGAGCTTGATGACGATTCTGCTCCTAACTCACTTAAAACCGGTTTCACCACAACCACAACAGATTCTACTATTTTGCCTCTTTACGCCGTCGATTCAAATCTCCCTGGCTTTCCCGATCAGATTCAACCGTCGGATTTCGAATCGTCTTCCGATGTTTATCCTGGTCAGAACCAAACAACTGGGTACGGTTTTAATTCTCTTGATAGTGTCGACAATGGAGGATTTGATTTCATTGAAGATCTCATCCGAGTCGTGGATTGTGTTGAATCGGACGAGTTACAACTCGCTCAGGTGGTTTTATCACGGCTTAATCAACGCTTGAGATCTCCGGCGGGTAGACCGTTACAGAGAGCTGCGTTTTACTTTAAGGAAGCTCTCGGTTCGTTTTTAACCGGATCAAACCGGAATCCAATCCGGTTATCTTCTTGGTCCGAGATTGTTCAGAGGATCCGAGCGATTAAGGAATATTCCGGGATTTCTCCGAtccctctcttctctcatttCACGGCGAATCAAGCGATACTCGATTCGTTGAGCTCGCAGTCGTCTTCTCCGTTTGTTCACGTGGTGGATTTTGAGATTGGATTCGGTGGCCAATACGCATCGCTTATGAGAGAAATCACTGAGAAATCTGTAAGCGGTGGATTTTTAAGAGTTACGGCAGTGGTGGCGGAGGAGTGCGCCGTAGAGACGCGACTAGTGAAAGAAAACCTAACTCAATTCGCGGCGGAGATGAAAATTCGTTTCCAGATTGAGTTTGTGCTGATGAAGACTTTTGAGATGTTATCTTTCAAAGCGATTAGGTTTGTTGAGGGGGAGAGGACCGTCGTTTTGATTTCCCCGGCGATATTTCGTCGTCTAAGTGGAATCACTGATTTTGTTAACAATTTACGGAGAGTATCACCTAAGGTCGTTGTATTCGTGGATAGTGAAGGATGGACGGAGATCGCCGGATCTGGATCATTCCGGCGAGAGTTTGTTAGCGCTCTTGAGTTCTACACGATGGTGCTGGAGTCGCTCGACGCTGCAGCTCCTCCCGGagatttggtgaagaagatagtGGAAGCGTTCGTTCTACGACCGAAGATCTCCGCTGCGGTAGAAACGGCGGCTGACAGGAGACACACCGGCGAAATGACTTGGCGGGAAGCGTTTTGCGCCGCCGGGATGAGGCCGATACAGCTAAGCCAGTTCGCCGACTTTCAAGCTGAGTGTTTATTGGAGAAAGCGCAAGTTAGAGGATTCCACGTGGCGAAACGACAAGGAGAATTGGTGCTGTGCTGGCATGGAAGAGCACTTGTTGCCACATCAGCTTGGCGGTTTTAGATAAACCGGGTTTGGTTTAACAATATGATATAGAATAGAATAATTGTATTTACCGCCTTtaatatctcttttctttttgctgtttatctttcaaataaagaaataaaaatatttcttacgAAG includes:
- the HAM4 gene encoding GRAS family transcription factor (GRAS family transcription factor; CONTAINS InterPro DOMAIN/s: Transcription factor GRAS (InterPro:IPR005202); BEST Arabidopsis thaliana protein match is: GRAS family transcription factor (TAIR:AT4G00150.1); Has 2023 Blast hits to 1999 proteins in 291 species: Archae - 0; Bacteria - 2; Metazoa - 0; Fungi - 0; Plants - 2019; Viruses - 0; Other Eukaryotes - 2 (source: NCBI BLink).), yielding MKIPASSPQDTTNNNNNTNSTDSNHLSMDEHVMRSMDWDSIMKELELDDDSAPNSLKTGFTTTTTDSTILPLYAVDSNLPGFPDQIQPSDFESSSDVYPGQNQTTGYGFNSLDSVDNGGFDFIEDLIRVVDCVESDELQLAQVVLSRLNQRLRSPAGRPLQRAAFYFKEALGSFLTGSNRNPIRLSSWSEIVQRIRAIKEYSGISPIPLFSHFTANQAILDSLSSQSSSPFVHVVDFEIGFGGQYASLMREITEKSVSGGFLRVTAVVAEECAVETRLVKENLTQFAAEMKIRFQIEFVLMKTFEMLSFKAIRFVEGERTVVLISPAIFRRLSGITDFVNNLRRVSPKVVVFVDSEGWTEIAGSGSFRREFVSALEFYTMVLESLDAAAPPGDLVKKIVEAFVLRPKISAAVETAADRRHTGEMTWREAFCAAGMRPIQLSQFADFQAECLLEKAQVRGFHVAKRQGELVLCWHGRALVATSAWRF
- a CDS encoding RmlC-like cupins superfamily protein (RmlC-like cupins superfamily protein; FUNCTIONS IN: nutrient reservoir activity; INVOLVED IN: biological_process unknown; LOCATED IN: endomembrane system; EXPRESSED IN: seed; EXPRESSED DURING: seedling growth; CONTAINS InterPro DOMAIN/s: Cupin, RmlC-type (InterPro:IPR011051), Cupin 1 (InterPro:IPR006045), RmlC-like jelly roll fold (InterPro:IPR014710); BEST Arabidopsis thaliana protein match is: RmlC-like cupins superfamily protein (TAIR:AT2G18540.1); Has 20902 Blast hits to 8035 proteins in 808 species: Archae - 33; Bacteria - 2055; Metazoa - 8096; Fungi - 1786; Plants - 959; Viruses - 431; Other Eukaryotes - 7542 (source: NCBI BLink).), translating into MTRFAVLPLSVLLLVLLFLCTESLAKSEESEEYDVAVPSCCGFSSPLLIKKDQWKPIFETKFGQISTVQIGNGCGGMGPYKIHSITLEPNTILLPLLLHSDMVFFVDSGSGILNWVDEEAKSTEIRLGDVYRLRPGSVFYLQSKPVDIFLGTKLKLYAIFSNNDECLHDPCFGAYSSITDLMFGFDETILQSAFGVPEGIIELMRNRTKPPLIVSETLCTPGVANTWQLQPRLLKLFAGSADLVDNKKKKEKKEKKEKVKKAKTFNVFESEPDFESPYGRTITINRKDLKVLKGSMVGVSMVNLTQGSMMGPHWNPWACEISIVLKGAGMVRVLRSSISSNTSSECKNVRFKVEEGDIFAVPRLHPMAQMSFNNDSLVFVGFTTSAKNNEPQFLAGEDSALRMLDRQVLAASLNVSSVTIDGLLGAQKEAVILECHSCAEGEIEKLKVEIERKKIDDERKRRHDERKKEEEEAKREEEERRKREEEEEKKRWPPQQPPQEEELRERQLPMEKEWEMEGEEES